A single Bacillus sp. OxB-1 DNA region contains:
- a CDS encoding cell wall elongation regulator TseB-like domain-containing protein, giving the protein MLNWIKFITTFLLALTIAITIIVLYNANKPFADVEQAAIDSVLKTGQLKDVKRADAYQGSSTWVTVRGVDGDGVEKAVFVGREAEKTYQEVKLAEGVTAKTAIETVQKELDVKKVLHASLGMEEVGPVWEVAFTSKDGKLNYVYVLFESGQWWKRILNL; this is encoded by the coding sequence TGGATCAAGTTCATCACCACTTTCCTATTGGCATTGACGATCGCCATTACGATCATCGTGCTGTATAACGCGAACAAGCCATTTGCGGATGTGGAGCAGGCGGCAATCGACTCCGTCCTGAAGACGGGGCAGTTGAAAGACGTCAAGCGGGCGGATGCCTATCAGGGGAGCAGCACCTGGGTGACTGTCCGGGGAGTGGATGGTGACGGCGTGGAGAAAGCCGTATTCGTCGGTCGGGAAGCGGAAAAGACCTATCAGGAAGTGAAGCTTGCCGAAGGGGTCACTGCGAAGACCGCAATCGAGACGGTTCAAAAAGAACTGGACGTCAAAAAAGTGCTCCATGCGTCCCTCGGGATGGAAGAAGTCGGTCCAGTCTGGGAAGTCGCCTTCACGAGCAAGGACGGCAAACTGAATTACGTCTACGTCCTATTCGAAAGTGGACAATGGTGGAAAAGAATTTTGAATTTATAA